The stretch of DNA GTCTTCTCTTGGGTTTTTTACGCCAATTTTCCACTGTTTGCCTGGAAGAGTTCCGTAGAGTAAAATATTCCCTCCAATGTTGATAAGAGCTCTTTCTCCATTCATTTTATCTAAAATTTCTTTTAAGCAATCTAAAGTATATCCTTTTGCAATACCTCCTAAATCCAAGGCTTCTCCCGCTTTTTTTAAAAAAACAATATTCTTGCTTATTATTATGTCGTTATAGTCAGTGAGATTTAAAGCATCTTCGATCTCTTTTTCAGATGGGATTCTATAATTTTTGTCTCTAAATCCCCATATTTGTGATAGAGGTGTGACTAGAGGATTGAACGCTCCATTGGTGTTATGTGCAAGTTCTATTGCTTTTTCTATTATTGCAACTGTTTCGGGATGCACGGTTACATTTTTTATACCTGCATTTTCATTTATTTTGCAGATGTCCGAATTGGGAGAAAAACCGTCTATGTAGCTGTTTATTTCTTCTATTTTTTTAATGACTTCTTTTAAAATTACCTCTTTATTATCACCATATATTTTTATGTCCACGATTGTATTCATTGTGTATAATTCAGCTGTTGCAGGAGGTTTTTCTGCTTTGTTAATAAAACTGAAAATAATAAGACATATAACAAAAATCCATCCCGCTATTGTGATTATATTTCTTTTTTTATTCAATGATATTTAATTCCTTTCCACAAAAATCACATTTACCATTGTGCACGTTGTTTTCGGTAATACTAAATCCGCGCCTACTTATAACCCTTCTTTTGCATTGCGGGCAGTATGTGTCTTCGTAAGGATGCCCTAATATATTTCCTGCATATACAAAGCTAAGGCCTTCTTTCAGCCCAACATCGTGTAATTCTTCAAGTTTTTTAATAGAAGTCGGAGGAATATGGGAAAGCTCAAGATATGGGAAAAACCTTGTTATATGCCAGGGTGTTTCTTTGCCAAGGTTATTTTTTATCCATTTTGCAAGTTTTTGCATTTCTTCGGCACTATCATTGATGGTTGGTATAATGTTTGTAACTACTTCGATATGAATATTCCACTTAGTTTTTGCATAGACGATCGTATCTAATATTTTATGCCAATCAAAAATTGGGGTGATCTTTCTATAGTTTTCGTTAGAGAATGCTTTTATGTCTACGCTGAAGGCATCGAGATACGGGCCTATTAGGTCTAATCCTCTTTTTGTTATGGAGCCATTTGTTACGTAGACAGTGTAAAGCCCTTCTTTTTTTGCAAGTTTGGCTGTTTCTAGCGTGTATTCAAACCAGATTGTAGGTTCATTGTATGTCCATGCAATGCCTTTTGCTCCATATGATTTTGCAAGTTCAATTGCTTTTTTGGGGCTAATCTCTTCACTGATATCTTTAATGTTTTTTTCTGCTGGGTAAAAGCGTGAAGTATCGTAATTTTGGCATCCTCTGCAGCGAAAGTTGCAACCCCAGGTGCCAAGAGAGAGTGCATTTGTCCCGGGATGGAAGTGGAAAAGTGGTTTTTTCTCAATTGGGTCTACCTGAACAGAGGAAGCATACGAGTCAAGTATTGTGTAAAGTTTACCTCTATTGTTTATCCGTACCTTACAAATACCTGCTTTGTTTTCAGGAATTATGCAGCGAAAATGGCACAGATTACACTGCACTTTGCTATTTGAAAGCATCTCGTATAAAAGTGCCTCTTCCATTTTTATATATTACCTTTCAAGTATTTATTAATTGAAGCTGCAGCTAATCTGCCTGCACCCATTGCGGTAATGACTGTTGCAGCACCTGTTACGATATCTCCTCCTGCAAATATTCCTTTTATATTAGTTGCTCCGTCTTCGTCAGCCCATATTACTCCATGACGTCCTGTTTTTAATCCTGCTGTTGTCCTTGGAATAATAGGATTAGGTGTTGTTCCTATGGCTACAATTATCTGATCCATATCCAGCGTAAACTTAGAGTCATCTATAGGAACAGGTCTTCTTCTTCCGGATTTATCTTTTTCACCAAGTTGCATCTTTATGCATTCGACAGATTTGACAAATCCTTTTTCATTGCCAATGTAGCGTATAGGGTTTGTAAGAAGTCTGAAATCTATTCCTTCTTCTTCTGCATGAAGTATTTCTTCATTTCTTGCCGGCATTTCTTTTCTGGAGCGCCTATAGATAAGGGAAACATGCTCAGCTCCTAAGCGAAGAGCGGTTCTTGCTGAGTCCATTGCAACATTACCTCCACCAATCACGGCAACTCTTTTAGCTATTTTTATTGGTGTATCATATTGTGGAAACTTATATGCTTTCATTAAGTTGACTCTTGTAAGAAATTCATTGGCTGAATAAACCCCGGCTAGATTTTCCCCTGGAATATGCATAAAGCTTGGTAATCCTGCGCCAGCTCCTATAAATACTGCACTAAACCCATCTTTTAAGAGAGATGGAATAGTCATTGTTCTTCCAATAAGTACATCTGTTGTAATTTTTATGCCGAGTTTGTTTAACATATTGATTTCTTCCTGGACGATTGATTTAGGTAAACGGAATTCAGGTATTCCGTAAATAAGTACCCCTCCAGTTTTGTGGAATCCTTCAAATACAGTGACGTTATAACCTTTTTTAACAAGGTCTCCAGCGCAAGCAAGACCTGAAGGCCCGGATCCTACAATAGCAACGTTTTTGTTATTTAACTTTCCTTTTGCTGGTAATTTAATTTTTCCTTCCTTCCGATTTTGCAGATCCCAATCAGCTGCGTACCGTTCCAGTCTTCCAATTGCAATAGGATCTCCAGCTTTTCCCATTATGCAAACAGCTTGGCATTGATCTTCCTGAGGACATACCCTGCCAGTTACTGCGGGAAGAGAATCGGATTCATGAATAATATCAATAGCAAGTTGTACATTATCTTCTTTTATTGCTTTTATAAAGTTTGGTATATTTATATGTACAGGACAACCTTCAATACAAGGATGTGTGGGGCATTGTAAACAACGTGAAGATTCTAACAAAGCTTCTTTTTTTGAATATCCTAAAGGAACTTCGTTGAAGTTGTTTTTTCTTTCTTTTGCAGATTGTTCTTGCATTGGTACTTGTTTTTTATTAAGATTCTTCATAGTAGTCTACCTCCGCTTTCCATTTTTCAAAGGAGATTTTTTCCTCATCCTTATATGTATTTAGACGCTTCATTAGTATATCAAAATCTACGAGATGTGCATCAAAATCAGGACCATCTGCACAGGTAAATTTTGTTTTACCTTCGACGGTTACTCTGCATGCACCGCACATTCC from Caldisericota bacterium encodes:
- a CDS encoding FAD:protein FMN transferase → MNKKRNIITIAGWIFVICLIIFSFINKAEKPPATAELYTMNTIVDIKIYGDNKEVILKEVIKKIEEINSYIDGFSPNSDICKINENAGIKNVTVHPETVAIIEKAIELAHNTNGAFNPLVTPLSQIWGFRDKNYRIPSEKEIEDALNLTDYNDIIISKNIVFLKKAGEALDLGGIAKGYTLDCLKEILDKMNGERALINIGGNILLYGTLPGKQWKIGVKNPREDGIIGTLNIEGTKFISTSGDYERFFIKNNKRYCHLINPFNGHPADKIFSVTIVSDKGYYGDALSTAFFIIGKNEALQNAKKFNVDIAVIDSDLNVFCSEELKDSLILENGKG
- the amrS gene encoding AmmeMemoRadiSam system radical SAM enzyme, whose product is MEEALLYEMLSNSKVQCNLCHFRCIIPENKAGICKVRINNRGKLYTILDSYASSVQVDPIEKKPLFHFHPGTNALSLGTWGCNFRCRGCQNYDTSRFYPAEKNIKDISEEISPKKAIELAKSYGAKGIAWTYNEPTIWFEYTLETAKLAKKEGLYTVYVTNGSITKRGLDLIGPYLDAFSVDIKAFSNENYRKITPIFDWHKILDTIVYAKTKWNIHIEVVTNIIPTINDSAEEMQKLAKWIKNNLGKETPWHITRFFPYLELSHIPPTSIKKLEELHDVGLKEGLSFVYAGNILGHPYEDTYCPQCKRRVISRRGFSITENNVHNGKCDFCGKELNIIE
- the gltA gene encoding NADPH-dependent glutamate synthase, which translates into the protein MKNLNKKQVPMQEQSAKERKNNFNEVPLGYSKKEALLESSRCLQCPTHPCIEGCPVHINIPNFIKAIKEDNVQLAIDIIHESDSLPAVTGRVCPQEDQCQAVCIMGKAGDPIAIGRLERYAADWDLQNRKEGKIKLPAKGKLNNKNVAIVGSGPSGLACAGDLVKKGYNVTVFEGFHKTGGVLIYGIPEFRLPKSIVQEEINMLNKLGIKITTDVLIGRTMTIPSLLKDGFSAVFIGAGAGLPSFMHIPGENLAGVYSANEFLTRVNLMKAYKFPQYDTPIKIAKRVAVIGGGNVAMDSARTALRLGAEHVSLIYRRSRKEMPARNEEILHAEEEGIDFRLLTNPIRYIGNEKGFVKSVECIKMQLGEKDKSGRRRPVPIDDSKFTLDMDQIIVAIGTTPNPIIPRTTAGLKTGRHGVIWADEDGATNIKGIFAGGDIVTGAATVITAMGAGRLAAASINKYLKGNI